Proteins encoded by one window of Micromonospora coxensis:
- the eccD gene encoding type VII secretion integral membrane protein EccD, giving the protein MDLREHEEATVATKSATGGLSRITIVAPRTRMDLALPSDVPLADLLPTLLRYAGEDLADEGVRHGGWSLARLGGQPLDGGRTAAQLGVRDGEVLYFNPRSAAAPEIVFDDVVDAVATATNQRPGTWQVGTTRSFSVLLAAAALGVGAAVTLFAGPPQLPGAVAALLVAVLLMVAAAVLSRAAGDSRTGAVLAMAGVGYAAVGGLLVLAGDRGLGELAGPHVLLAGTAVVLFGAIAGLAVGDRMPLFLGAVTVGAATAVGALLSLAFGLGAAAAAAIVATVAFATLPALPMTAYRLARLPVPSIPTGPEDLKTDTETVDGRRVLRQSERADQFLTGLLWTVSLLVLGGQIVLAGNGRLPAVLLCLVLALLSLLRARPFIGRAQRTPVLFAGSVGLALAAWATFAGGSLPTRLGLVLGGVALTVVISLIYGLSVAGKRISPVWGRVLDIVEILLIVAVVPLAFWVCGLYGWIVNLRP; this is encoded by the coding sequence GTGGATCTGAGAGAGCACGAGGAGGCCACAGTGGCGACGAAGTCGGCGACCGGTGGACTGAGCCGGATCACCATCGTGGCACCACGGACCAGGATGGATCTGGCCCTCCCGTCCGACGTGCCGTTGGCGGACCTGCTGCCCACCCTGCTCCGGTACGCCGGGGAGGACCTGGCCGACGAGGGCGTACGGCACGGGGGTTGGAGCCTGGCCCGGCTCGGCGGGCAACCGCTCGACGGTGGCCGCACCGCCGCGCAGCTCGGGGTCCGCGACGGCGAGGTGCTCTACTTCAACCCGCGCTCGGCCGCCGCCCCGGAGATCGTCTTCGACGACGTGGTGGACGCGGTGGCGACCGCCACCAACCAGCGCCCGGGCACCTGGCAGGTCGGCACCACCCGCTCGTTCTCGGTGCTGCTGGCCGCGGCGGCGCTCGGTGTCGGCGCGGCGGTCACCCTGTTCGCCGGGCCGCCGCAGCTGCCCGGCGCGGTGGCCGCCCTGCTGGTGGCGGTGCTGCTGATGGTGGCCGCGGCGGTGCTGTCCCGGGCGGCCGGCGACAGCCGGACGGGTGCGGTGCTGGCGATGGCCGGGGTCGGCTACGCGGCCGTCGGCGGCCTGCTGGTGCTGGCCGGCGACCGTGGGCTCGGCGAGCTGGCCGGCCCGCACGTGCTGCTCGCGGGCACCGCGGTGGTGCTGTTCGGGGCGATCGCCGGGCTGGCCGTGGGCGACCGGATGCCGCTCTTCCTCGGGGCCGTCACCGTCGGCGCGGCGACCGCCGTCGGCGCGCTGCTCTCGCTGGCGTTCGGCCTCGGCGCGGCGGCGGCCGCCGCCATCGTGGCGACCGTCGCGTTCGCCACCCTGCCGGCGCTGCCGATGACCGCCTACCGGCTGGCCCGGCTCCCGGTGCCCTCCATCCCGACCGGCCCGGAGGACCTGAAGACCGACACCGAGACCGTCGACGGGCGGCGGGTGCTGCGGCAGAGCGAGCGGGCCGACCAGTTCCTGACCGGTCTGCTGTGGACGGTGTCGCTGCTGGTGCTGGGCGGCCAGATCGTGCTGGCCGGCAACGGTCGACTGCCGGCGGTGCTGCTCTGCCTGGTGCTGGCGCTGCTGTCGCTGCTGCGTGCCCGGCCGTTCATCGGGCGCGCCCAGCGCACCCCGGTGCTCTTCGCCGGTTCGGTCGGGCTGGCGCTGGCCGCCTGGGCGACCTTCGCCGGCGGCTCGCTGCCGACCCGGCTGGGCCTGGTCCTGGGCGGGGTGGCGCTGACCGTGGTGATCAGCCTGATCTACGGGCTCAGTGTGGCGGGCAAGCGGATCTCGCCGGTCTGGGGCCGGGTGCTCGACATCGTGGAGATCCTGCTGATCGTCGCGGTGGTGCCGCTGGCGTTCTGGGTGTGCGGCCTCTACGGCTGGATCGTCAATCTCCGACCCTGA